The Macrobrachium nipponense isolate FS-2020 chromosome 27, ASM1510439v2, whole genome shotgun sequence genome includes a region encoding these proteins:
- the LOC135201069 gene encoding C-type lectin domain family 4 member M-like isoform X1: MQCSSTAVASCLRLLATIFLLLAMAGRCHSQQMDHIQLSRIQGSIEALTHVVQELSENVTSGIGKLSDVTAGIGKLSDVTAGIGKLSDVTAGIGKLSENVTSGIGKMFNLLAIDHLYCENGWVKLRSSCYFLGKDTSTWEQSRQKCLALDSDLVTITRDEEYNFLRDLAKGHSTYVGLNDLQEEGTYRWVADGTIHQIVESWWVEGEPNNQGSREHCVHFFHYKGDRLNDHICTNKFRYICEKPAQLDWNSDSVSE, encoded by the exons ATGCAGTGTTCGAGCACGGCCGTTGCTTCTTGCTTGCGTCTGCTTGCGACCATTTTTCTCCTCCTTGCAATGGCTGGTCGCTGCCACTCGCAGCAAATGGATCATATTCAGCTCAGCAGAATTCAAGGCTCCATCGAAGCCCTCACTCACGTGGTACAAG AGCTTTCGGAGAACGTCACCTCAGGAATCGGGAAGCTTTCGGACGTCACAGCAGGAATCGGGAAGCTTTCAGACGTCACAGCAGGAATCGGGAAGCTTTCGGACGTCACAGCAGGAATCGGGAAGCTTTCGGAGAACGTCACCTCAGGAATCGGGAAAATGTTCAACTTATTGGCCATAG ATCATCTTTACTGTGAAAACGGTTGGGTGAAGCTGAGATCCTCCTGTTACTTCCTTGGCAAAGACACCAGCACCTGGGAACAGAGCCGTCAGAAATGCTTAGCCTTGGATTCCGACTTGGTCACAATCACTCGTGATGAGGAGTACAACTTCCTCCGTG ATCTTGCAAAAGGTCACAGCACCTATGTAGGACTGAATGACCTGCAGGAAGAAGGGACCTACAGATGGGTTGCAGATGGCACCATCCACCAAATCGTTGAATCATG GTGGGTTGAAGGCGAACCCAACAACCAAGGTTCACGAGAACACTGTGTCCATTTCTTTCACTACAAAGGCGATCGCCTAAATGATCACATTTGTACCAATAAGTTCAG ATATATCTGCGAGAAACCTGCCCAACTGGATTGGAACTCTGATTCAGTGTCAGAATAA